CCACCAGTGCCTGGATGATGCTCCAGCGCAATCTCCTCTACACGGCAGTCACCCGCGCGAAGAAGCTGGTGGTGCTCGTCGGCTCGCGCAAGGCGCTGGGGCAGGCGGTACGGACGGTCTCGGCCGGGCGCCGCTGCACCGCGCTGGACTTCCGGCTGTCCGGGGCGGGCAGCCTTTCCACAACGGCCGGTTGAGTCCGGTCCCGGGCGGAACTCCGGTCGATGTCCCGGTGCGGAGAGCGCGCGGCAACCGGTTGCGGGCGGCAAGCGGAGGCGGTTCGTCCCGCTTCTTTGTGCCCATGAGAAAATTTTGATCGATCAAATCGTAGGAAAGGTCACACTGCTCTTCCGGAACCAGGGCGAAGCCGGGCAGGATGAGCAGGTTGCGCGGCACTGAGTGCCGCCAATAGGCCTAATGGTCGACCCCGAGTGCACTCTCCTGAGCCAAATGGGGGAGGGTAGAGACAGTCAGGGCACCTCGAAGATGAGGCACTACGTCGGTGAGGGAAGACGTGAGCGACAACACCCAGAAAAACGGCGCGGTAGTAGTCCAGTACGGCGACGCTGAGTACACCTACCCGGTGGTCGACAGCACCGTTGGCGACAAGGGCTTCGACATCGGGAAGCTCCGCGCCCAGACCGGGCTGGTCACCCTGGACAGCGGATACGGAAACACGGCCGCGTACAAGTCCGCAATCACTTATCTCGACGGCGAGAAGGGGATCCTGCGCTACCGGGGCTACCCGATCGAGCAGCTCGCCGAGCGCTCCACCTTCCTCGAGGTGGCGTACCTGCTGATCAACGGCGAACTGCCGACGGTCGACGAGCTCGCCACCTTCCGGAACGAGATCACGCAGCACACCCTGCTGCACGAGGACGTCAAGCGCTTCTACGACGGCTTCCCGCGTGACGCCCACCCGATGGCGATGCTGTCGTCGGTGGTCAGCGCGCTGTCCACGTTCTACCAGGACAGCCACAACCCCTTCGACGAGAAGCAGCGTCACCTCTCGACGATCCGGCTGCTCGCCAAGCTCCCGACGATCGCCGCCTACGCGTACAAGAAGTCGGTCGGCCACCCGGTCGTCTACCCGCGCAACGACCTCGGCTACGTCGAGAACTTCCTGCGGATGACCTTCTCGGTGCCGGCCGCGGAGTACGACCTCGACCCGGTCGTGGTCGCCGCCCTGGACAAGCTGCTCATCCTGCACGCGGACCACGAGCAGAACTGTTCGACGTCCACCGTGCGCCTGGTCGGCTCCTCGCAGGCGAACATGTTCGCCTCGATCTCGGCGGGCATCTCGGCCCTGTGGGGTCCGCTGCACGGCGGCGCCAACCAGTCCGTCCTGGAGATGCTGGAAGGCATCAAGGCCTCGGGCAGCGACGTCGACACCTTCATCCGCAAGGTGAAGAACAAGGAAGACGGCGTGAAGCTCATGGGCTTCGGGCACCGCGTCTACAAGAACTTCGACCCCCGGGCGAAGATCATCAAGTCGGCGGCGCACGACGTCCTTTCGGCGCTCGGCAAGAGCGACGAACTGCTCGACATCGCGCTGAAGCTGGAAGAGCACGCGCTGGCCGACGACTACTTCGTCGAGCGCAAGCTCTACCCGAACGTGGACTTCTACACCGGTCTGATCTACCGGGCCATGGGCTTCCCGACCGAGATGTTCACCGTGCTGTTCGCGCTCGGCCGGCTGCCGGGCTGGATCTCCCAGTGGCACGAGATGATCAAGGAGCCCGGATCCCGTATCGGCCGTCCGCGGCAGATCTACACGGGCGTCGTCGAGCGCGACTTCGTCCCGGTCGAGGAGCGCTGAGCCGCCGGACACCCCCCAAGGCTCGGCATTACCGCGGTTCACCGCACCTGAGGCAGTCCGCTCCCGGTTCCGGGATGCGGCCGAGGCAGGGCAGCCTTTCGGCGCCCGCGACCTCTCGGCCGCTTTCCGGGCCGGACGCGGAAAAGCGCCCCGTCACCGATCCCCCCACGGGTCGGCAACGGGGCGCTTTCCATGTCCCGGTGCGGATTCCCCCCACGGGATCCGGCCGGGCGCCTGGGTGCAGCGTCCGCGCTGGTGCGGTCCGCCGGGACCCGTACGTACGGGAGGGCCGCTCAAAGCTTTCCCGTGCACGTGTCCCGGCCAACGCTGCTACTACCGGAGAACGTCCCCCAAGACGCTCCCCTGATGTCGGAAACGTCCCCCAAGACACTTCCGCCATCGCCCTCTTAGACTCGCAGCCCCCTCCGAAGGTTACGTAGCGTCCAGTGTGATCTACGTCTCTCGCACGTGTTCTCCACAAGTGCGAGCCCCATCGGCGGGTGATCGCGGCTCAACAGTAAGGAAGTTGAGCAGGATCTGTGAAGGGCGGTATCCAGCCTAGCGGGCCGCTGACCGTAACGGGATGCCTGGTCCCGAATTCGGTGAAGGTTCTTGGGGAAAAGCGTGTCCGGCCCGACCGGATCCTTGCTTTTCGCGGCTCCATGGGTGTCCGAATCTCGGCGTTCGGCGTTCGATATGCGGCACCGCATATGCAAGGTGTGACGCATGCTACGCGATGAGTGATGCCGTGGAGGGTCCGCCTCCACTACCGGAACGTGCGCAGCCGGAGGCTGTTGCCGACCACGAAGACCGACGAGAAGGCCATCGCGGCCCCGGCGATCATCGGGTTGAGCAGACCGGTGGCGGCCAGCGGAAGGGCGGCCAGGTTGTAGCCGAAGGCCCAGCACAGGTTGCCGCGGATCGTGGTCAGCGTGCGCCTGGCCAGCCGGATCGCGTCCGCGGCCACGCGCAGATCGCCCCGGACCAGGGTCAGGTCGCCCGCCTCGATGGCGGCGTCGGTGCCGGTGCCCATGGCCAGGCCCAGATCGGCGGTGGCGAGGGCGGCGGCGTCGTTGACCCCGTCGCCGACCATGGCCACCGTCCGGCCCGCCTTCCGCAGCCGCCGCACCTCGGCGACCTTGTCCTCGGGCAGCACCTCGGCGATCACCTCGTCGATGCCGACCTCGCGCGCGACCGACTCGGCCACGGTGCGGTTGTCCCCGGTCAGCAGTACCGGTGTCAGCCCAAGGGCGCGCAACTCGCGCACGGCTTCAGCGCTGGTCTCCTTCACGGTGTCCGCCACCGTCAGAACGCCGCGCGCCACCCCGTCCCAGGCGACCGCCACCGCGGTCAGCCCCGACTCCTGCGCCCGCCGCGCGGCGGCCTCCAGGGAGCCGGGCAGCGCGATGCCCTCCTGGTCGAGCAGCCGTACGCGGCCCACCAGGACCCGCCGTCCCTCGACCGTGCCGCGTACGCCGAGCCCCGCGAGGTTCTCGAAGTCCGTGGGGGAGGGGAGCGTACCGATGCGTTCGGCGGCGCCGGCCGCAAGGGCGCGCGCCACCGGATGCTCCGATGCATCCTCCAAGGCCCCCGCGAGCCGCAGCAGTTCCCGCTCCTCGGTCCCTTCGGCGGTCCACACCCCGGCCAGGGACATGCGCCCGGTGGTCACCGTCCCCGTCTTGTCGAGCACGACGGTGTCGACGCGACGGGTCGACTCGAGGACCTCGGGCCCCTTGATGAGGATGCCGAGCTGCGCACCGCGCCCCGTGCCGACCATCAGCGCGGTCGGCGTGGCCAGCCCCAGCGCGCACGGGCAGGCGATGATCAGCACCGCGACGGCGGCGGTGAACGCGGCGGTTGGCTCCCCGGTGACCGCCAGCCAGGCGCCCAGCGTGCCGGCGGCGATCAGCAGCACCACGGGGACGAACACCGCGGAGATCCGGTCGGCGAGACGCTGCACGGCCGCCTTGCCGTTCTGCGCCTCCTCCACCAGGTGTGCCATGCGCGCGAGTTGGGTCTCCTCGCCGACCCGGGTGGCCTCCACCACGAGACGGCCGCCCACGTTGACGGTGGCCCCGGCGACCGGGTCGCCGACCGTGACGTCCACGGGCACCGACTCACCGGTGAGCATCGAGGCGTCCACCGCCGAGGCGCCCTCGGTGACCACTCCGTCCGTGGCGATCTTCTCGCCGGGGCGCACCACGAACAGCGCGCCCGGCTTCAGTTCGGCCACCGGCACCCGGACCTCGCGGCCCCCGCGCAGTACCGCGACGTCCTTGGCGCCGAGCCGGAGCAGCGCCCGCAGCGCGGCACCGGCACGCCGCTTGGCCCGCGCCTCCAGGTACCGGCCGAGCAGCAGGAAGGTGACCACTCCCGCGGCCACTTCGAGGTAGAGCGTCGATCCGGCGTCGCCCCGGGACAACGTCCAGCTGAAGCCGTGCCGCATGCCCGGCATCCCCGCATGACCCCAGAACAGGGCCCACACCGACCAGCCGAAGGCGGCCAGCGTGCCCAGTGAGACGAGGGTGTCCATCGTCGCGGCGGCGTGCCGCGCGTTGGTGAACGCCGCCCGGTGGAAGGGGAATCCGCCCCAGACCACGACGGGCGCCGCCAGCGTGAGACTCAGCCACTGCCAGTTGTCGAACTGCAGCGAGGGCACCATCGACAGGAGCGCCACCGGCAGCGCGAGGACGGCACTGATGCCCAGACGCTGCCGCAGGGCGAGGAGTTCGGGATCGTCCTCGCCGCGCGCGACCCCGCCCCCGCCCCCGGCCCCGACGCCGTCCTCGCCCGCGTCCGGCTCCGGCTCGGGGTCGGGCGGCGCCGGTACCTCGGCGGTGTAGCCGGTCCGCTCCACGGTGGCGACGAGAGCGGCGACCGAGACCTCCGGGGCGTGCCGCACCCTGGCCTTCTCGGTGGCGTAGTTGACCGTGGCGCTCACCCCGTCCATCCGGTTGAGCTTCTTCTCCACCCGCGCCGCGCAGGAGGTACAGGTCATCCCGCCGATGACCAGTTCGGTCTCGATCTCGGCTCCGGTCCCGGTGGCGGCGGGAGCGGTCACCGGCGGCCCGGCTGCTGTGCTCGTCATCGTCCGTGCTCCAAGGCTGTGCTGTGGACCGGGCCGTACGGGACCGGATCGCGGCGGACCGGCGACGGGTACGGCCCGGCCGCCCGGCGCTGTCACCGGGCGGGGGCGGGGCTCAGGCCGCGCCGGTGAGCTCGTAGCCCGCCTCGTCCACGGCCGCGCGTACCGCCTCCTCGTCGAGCGGCGCCGCGGAGACGACCGTAACGGTGCCCGCCGAGGCCGAGGCCACGGCCGAGGTCACCCCGGCGAGCGCGGAGATCTCGGCGGCCACGGCGCCCTCGCAGTGTCCGCAGGTCATCCCGCTGACACGGTAGACGGCCGTCACGCCCGCGGCGCCCTGGTCCTGGCAGCTGCCCGCCGAGGCGGACCCGCCACAGCAGGAGCCGGAAGCGGTCGCGGCGGTCTCGGTCTGAGCGGTCATGTCGTTCTCCTCGGTTCTCGGCGAGGCCGGTCGGCGCTCTGTCCGGCGTACGGGCGCGGCGCCACGCGGCCGGCACCGCTTCCGCACCGCTCCAGGACTGGCTCGAAGCGTGCGGTGCCGCGCCACGTGGGCGCACGCCACAGGCGTAGCGTGCGGGGAGCGGCCCGTTTCCGTGCCCTCTCCACGCTCCTTACGTTATACCCCTGGGGGGTATAAATCCAAGCGATGCGGCCCGTTGGCGCCCGACCATTTCGCCGGTCGCTTCACAGGGTGTGCGGGTACGCGCGCTGCGTACGTGAGGTGAGGCCCGTCGTAGCCAACCGCGCACCCCGTGAAGGCGGCGCCCGCCCTGGGGCATGCGAAAGCCCCGCCGCCGGATCTTCGGCGACGGGGCTCGCGGCGCGCTCGGCGCGAACGTAGGGGTGGGTTCCTCACCTGCCGCGGCGGTTGCCCGGCCGGGCGGCGGCCCATCTGCGGACCGTGTCCGCGTACCAGTAGGGCCTCCCGCCCTCGACGTGATCGGGTGCGGGCAGCAGTCCGTGCTTGCGGTAGGAGCGCACCGTGTCCGGCTGTACACGGATGTGCGCGGCGATGTCCTTGTACGACCAGAGCCTGCGGTCCGTCATCTGCACCTCCATTGCGCGCGTCGGCAGCGGACCGTGTGGACCGCCGGTGGAGCCGGACGCGCGGGTGATCTTCAGCCTCCGCCCGGTCAACGACGCGGCCCGGCGCCGGTCGGGCCCTGTCGGCGCTGTGTGACCCAAAACCCGCGTAGGCGTGACAGTTGTGACCAAAGGCGGGCTTCTGTGACGAGAGTGATGCGAAGTGCCCCGGGGCGGAGTGGCGTTCGGGCATGCGTCGGGGGCCCGGCTCAACTACCGGGCCGCACCGCGTGGTTCACCGCGTCCGGACCACCAGGGTCACCAGGGGCGCGCGCGGCGACAGGGCCTCAGGCCCCGCACCCCCGCAGATACGCCCGTGTCCGGCGGGCGATCGGCTCCGGGCGGTCCGGCTCGCACGGGTACATGTCCTGCTCGACGATGGCGAACAGGTCGACGTCGAGCCGCTGGGCCGCCTGGAGTACGGGTTCCAGTGCGGGCACCCCGGACGGCGGCTCGCACATCACGCCCCGGGCCACCGCGGGCCCGAA
This is a stretch of genomic DNA from Streptomyces sp. NA04227. It encodes these proteins:
- a CDS encoding citrate synthase, with product MREDVSDNTQKNGAVVVQYGDAEYTYPVVDSTVGDKGFDIGKLRAQTGLVTLDSGYGNTAAYKSAITYLDGEKGILRYRGYPIEQLAERSTFLEVAYLLINGELPTVDELATFRNEITQHTLLHEDVKRFYDGFPRDAHPMAMLSSVVSALSTFYQDSHNPFDEKQRHLSTIRLLAKLPTIAAYAYKKSVGHPVVYPRNDLGYVENFLRMTFSVPAAEYDLDPVVVAALDKLLILHADHEQNCSTSTVRLVGSSQANMFASISAGISALWGPLHGGANQSVLEMLEGIKASGSDVDTFIRKVKNKEDGVKLMGFGHRVYKNFDPRAKIIKSAAHDVLSALGKSDELLDIALKLEEHALADDYFVERKLYPNVDFYTGLIYRAMGFPTEMFTVLFALGRLPGWISQWHEMIKEPGSRIGRPRQIYTGVVERDFVPVEER
- a CDS encoding cation-translocating P-type ATPase; its protein translation is MTSTAAGPPVTAPAATGTGAEIETELVIGGMTCTSCAARVEKKLNRMDGVSATVNYATEKARVRHAPEVSVAALVATVERTGYTAEVPAPPDPEPEPDAGEDGVGAGGGGGVARGEDDPELLALRQRLGISAVLALPVALLSMVPSLQFDNWQWLSLTLAAPVVVWGGFPFHRAAFTNARHAAATMDTLVSLGTLAAFGWSVWALFWGHAGMPGMRHGFSWTLSRGDAGSTLYLEVAAGVVTFLLLGRYLEARAKRRAGAALRALLRLGAKDVAVLRGGREVRVPVAELKPGALFVVRPGEKIATDGVVTEGASAVDASMLTGESVPVDVTVGDPVAGATVNVGGRLVVEATRVGEETQLARMAHLVEEAQNGKAAVQRLADRISAVFVPVVLLIAAGTLGAWLAVTGEPTAAFTAAVAVLIIACPCALGLATPTALMVGTGRGAQLGILIKGPEVLESTRRVDTVVLDKTGTVTTGRMSLAGVWTAEGTEERELLRLAGALEDASEHPVARALAAGAAERIGTLPSPTDFENLAGLGVRGTVEGRRVLVGRVRLLDQEGIALPGSLEAAARRAQESGLTAVAVAWDGVARGVLTVADTVKETSAEAVRELRALGLTPVLLTGDNRTVAESVAREVGIDEVIAEVLPEDKVAEVRRLRKAGRTVAMVGDGVNDAAALATADLGLAMGTGTDAAIEAGDLTLVRGDLRVAADAIRLARRTLTTIRGNLCWAFGYNLAALPLAATGLLNPMIAGAAMAFSSVFVVGNSLRLRTFR
- a CDS encoding heavy-metal-associated domain-containing protein codes for the protein MTAQTETAATASGSCCGGSASAGSCQDQGAAGVTAVYRVSGMTCGHCEGAVAAEISALAGVTSAVASASAGTVTVVSAAPLDEEAVRAAVDEAGYELTGAA
- a CDS encoding AlpA family transcriptional regulator, which codes for MTDRRLWSYKDIAAHIRVQPDTVRSYRKHGLLPAPDHVEGGRPYWYADTVRRWAAARPGNRRGR